The following proteins are encoded in a genomic region of Sphingopyxis sp. YF1:
- the leuA gene encoding 2-isopropylmalate synthase: protein MLRDPSAKYSAFPQVPLANREWPGRVTTRAPIWLSTDLRDGNQSLIDPMDAEKKTRFFDLLVKCGLKEIEVGFPASGATDFDWIQGLVRSGRIPDDVTPQVLTQSRADLIRTSFDSLAGAKTAIVHVYNAVAPAWRKIVFGMEKPEIKAIAVEGAKQLRDNAARLPGTDWRFQYSPECFSSTELDFSIECCAAVMEILQPTAANPIILNLPATVEAATPNIYADQIEYFGKNLPNRDAAILSLHTHNDRGTGVAAAELGLLAGADRVEGCLFGNGERTGNTCLVTVALNMYTQGVDPELDFSNIDEVIQTVEYCNNIPVHPRHPYGGDLVYTAFSGSHQDAIKKGFAARERQNDEKWEVPYLPIDPADLGRSYEAVIRVNSQSGKGGVAWVLEQDKGLKLPKKMQASFSHVVQALADETSRELAADDIWQAFEATYLATEARRFQLVDWSETHSGADRIFAGKLTIDGTPRSVSGRGNGLMSSVIAALSESGGPVMDIVDYSEHAIGQGSNVQAAAYVECRTADGKSLFGCGLDTDVATASVRAILSAANGA from the coding sequence ATGCTCCGCGACCCGTCCGCGAAATATTCCGCCTTTCCGCAGGTTCCGCTGGCGAACCGCGAATGGCCCGGCCGCGTCACCACGCGCGCGCCGATCTGGCTCTCGACCGACCTGCGCGACGGCAACCAGTCGCTGATCGACCCGATGGACGCCGAGAAGAAGACGCGCTTCTTCGACCTGCTCGTCAAATGCGGGCTCAAGGAGATCGAGGTCGGCTTCCCCGCCAGCGGCGCGACCGATTTCGACTGGATCCAGGGCCTCGTCCGCTCGGGGCGCATCCCCGACGACGTCACCCCGCAGGTGCTGACGCAGAGCCGCGCCGACCTGATCCGCACCAGCTTCGACAGCCTCGCCGGCGCGAAAACCGCGATCGTCCACGTCTACAACGCCGTCGCCCCCGCGTGGCGCAAGATCGTGTTCGGCATGGAAAAGCCCGAGATCAAGGCGATCGCGGTCGAGGGCGCGAAGCAGCTGCGCGACAATGCCGCGCGCCTGCCCGGCACCGACTGGCGCTTCCAGTACAGCCCCGAATGCTTCTCCTCGACCGAGCTCGATTTCAGCATCGAATGCTGCGCCGCGGTGATGGAGATTTTGCAGCCGACCGCGGCAAACCCGATCATCCTCAACCTGCCCGCGACGGTCGAGGCGGCGACCCCGAACATCTACGCCGACCAGATCGAATATTTCGGCAAGAACCTGCCGAACCGCGACGCCGCGATCCTGAGCCTGCACACGCACAACGACCGCGGCACCGGCGTCGCGGCGGCCGAACTCGGCCTGCTCGCGGGCGCCGACCGCGTCGAGGGCTGCCTGTTCGGCAATGGCGAGCGCACGGGCAACACCTGCCTCGTCACCGTCGCGCTCAACATGTACACGCAGGGCGTCGACCCCGAGCTCGATTTCTCGAACATCGACGAGGTCATCCAGACGGTCGAATATTGCAACAACATCCCCGTCCACCCGCGCCATCCCTATGGCGGCGACCTCGTCTACACCGCTTTCTCGGGCAGCCACCAGGACGCGATCAAGAAGGGCTTCGCCGCGCGCGAACGCCAGAATGACGAAAAATGGGAGGTTCCCTACCTGCCGATCGACCCCGCCGATCTGGGGCGCAGCTACGAAGCGGTGATCCGCGTCAACAGCCAGTCGGGCAAGGGCGGCGTCGCGTGGGTGCTCGAACAGGACAAGGGGCTGAAACTGCCCAAGAAAATGCAGGCGAGCTTCAGCCACGTCGTCCAGGCGCTCGCCGACGAGACGAGCCGCGAGCTCGCCGCCGACGACATCTGGCAGGCGTTCGAGGCCACCTATCTCGCGACCGAAGCCCGGCGCTTCCAGCTCGTCGACTGGTCCGAAACGCACAGCGGCGCCGACCGCATCTTCGCGGGCAAGCTCACCATCGACGGCACGCCGCGCAGCGTCAGCGGCCGCGGCAACGGCCTGATGTCGAGCGTCATCGCCGCCTTGAGCGAAAGCGGCGGCCCCGTGATGGACATCGTCGATTACAGCGAGCACGCGATCGGCCAGGGCAGCAATGTGCAGGCCGCGGCCTATGTCGAATGCCGCACCGCCGACGGCAAGAGCCTGTTCGGCTGCGGCCTCGACACCGACGTCGCGACCGCGAGCGTGCGGGCGATCCTCAGCGCCGCCAACGGCGCGTAG
- a CDS encoding DUF559 domain-containing protein, producing the protein MRQTSKDTVKMARGLRRVMSPPEVLLWQRLRLRPCGVKFRRQHPVGAYAADFYAVDARMIVEVDGLAHDARAERDAGRDDGLRGQGFVVVRVAAVDVLRDVDAVVDGLVRVILASR; encoded by the coding sequence GTGCGGCAGACTTCCAAGGATACCGTCAAGATGGCGCGCGGGTTGCGGCGGGTTATGTCGCCGCCTGAAGTGCTTTTATGGCAGCGGTTGCGCTTGCGGCCTTGCGGGGTGAAGTTTCGGCGGCAGCATCCGGTGGGTGCCTATGCGGCGGATTTTTATGCGGTCGATGCGCGGATGATCGTCGAGGTGGACGGGTTGGCGCACGATGCCCGGGCGGAACGGGATGCTGGGCGCGATGACGGGCTCAGGGGGCAGGGGTTTGTCGTGGTGCGGGTGGCGGCTGTCGACGTGTTGAGGGATGTTGACGCTGTTGTCGATGGGTTGGTTCGGGTGATTTTGGCGTCGCGCTAG